In Bombus vancouverensis nearcticus chromosome 1, iyBomVanc1_principal, whole genome shotgun sequence, a single genomic region encodes these proteins:
- the LOC117160756 gene encoding uncharacterized protein LOC117160756 isoform X3, with amino-acid sequence MILPKDLVLFSYLIVLTRASFKGPSGAAPWASYASKSAYARALGLPVTGMDTITVPYIPKSPSFPKFVDPKMMISKKTDMLSNLFGGLGPAYPTSFKPFMPYIVSPSLYNTVDKTPLLSKSNVDDEAGQYKRGIFGPFGSKPFGPMASKFGPMPPFSSLNTIPDYSMKDEISRRKRSTDESTVTKLRSIMGTGKPETKDLGPSPPYPTLAPISEEPEEDVNVLLKKMGGPTAPKQYLPGMFGPFGPVVDPSMFIAKKTTFLDNLFKNIVTSTPAPGPIEVPTTKSTIVPPDFWLPSSVIPNPTEYNDKVSEFLDKLFDTLKLNKTALTSDDDSANLKNDLVRSIVSDGSHAQVKIARSIEDLSSINAAKDLIVSNILSELGDLKSNMVTTMNDLISYEKSATSLSSKKPFKPFSPGPWAKPTIDGMFSFQQKMGVLSQVFDMLTDLQKNITLAVQNITKARMASTAAPGGAFNANYPMTNDILSSPSGLPINMSLLDAIKHKLDTLDYGVPLAYNPSYSKFGLQMARSLPKGPGSVWVSYPEDAGGIKREIVSGAESFLNDGSSQKQQVRSVKMQMHQGYQSLPAGSIESVQAGGGSTPEHQGGRIKLYIQMPVLPNMQVPVFQNNNYQN; translated from the exons ATGATTCTCCCAAAAGATCTGGTACTTTTCTCTTATTTGATAGTATTAACTAGAGCATCTTTTAAAGGCCCTTCAGGAGCAGCACCATGGGCAAGCTATGCTTCAAAATCTG CTTATGCAAGAGCTCTCGGACTACCAGTAACAGGAATGGACACCATAACAGTACCTTATATACCAAAATCTCCCTCCTTCCCAAAATTTGTTGATCCTAAAATGATGATTTCGAAGAAGACAGATATGCTGAGCAACTTGTTTGGTGGCTTGGGACCTGCTTATCCCACGAGCTTCAAACCATTTATGCCATATATAGTAAGTCCATCTTTGTACAATACTGTTGACAAAACACCATTATTAAGTAAAAGTAACGTGGATGATGAAGCTGGCCAGTACAAACGTGGAATTTTCGGACCTTTCGGTTCGAAACCTTTTGGTCCTATGGCTTCTAAGTTTGGGCCTATGCCTCCATTTTCAAGCTTAAATACCATACCTGACTATAGTATGAAGGATGAGATTTCCCGCAGAAAAAGAAGCACAGATGAGTCTACTGTAACAAAACTCCGTTCAATTATGGGCACTGGTAAGCCAGAAACAAAAGATTTGGGACCTTCACCTCCATATCCCACTCTTGCTCCAATTTCTGAAGAACCAGAAGAAGATGTGAATGTACTGCTTAAAAAGATGGGAGGTCCGACAGCACCAAAACAATATTTACCAGGAATGTTTGGACCTTTTGGACCTGTGGTGGATCCATCTATGTTTATAGCAAAGAAAACTACCTTTTTGgataatttgtttaaaaatattgtcaCTTCTACTCCAGCACCAGGTCCGATCGAAGTTCCAACAACGAAAAGTACCATTGTACCACCTGACTTTTGGTTACCATCATCTGTAATCCCTAATCCAACAGAGTACAATGATAAAGTATCAGAGTTCCTGGATAAATTGTTTGACACTTTAAAACTGAATAAAACTGCACTAACTAGCGATGACGATAGTGCAAATCTTAAAAACGATTTGGTGAGATCTATTGTATCTGATGGAAGTCATGCACAAGTAAAAATAGCAAGATCCATTGAAGACCTCTCATCGATCAATGCCGCTAAAGATTTGATTGTTAGCAACATATTATCTGAATTGGGTGATTTAAAAAGCAACATGGTTACAACAATGAACGATTTGATTTCTTACGAAAAGTCTGCAACATCATTATCATCAAAGAAACCATTTAAACCTTTTAGTCCTGGTCCATGGGCGAAACCAACGATCGATGGAATGTTTTCTTTTCAGCAAAAGATGGGTGTTTTGAGTCAAGTGTTTGATATGTTAACTGATTTACAGAAGAATATTACTTTGGCAGTCCAAAATATAACAAAAGCAAGAATGGCATCTACAGCTGCTCCCGGAGGAGCATTTAATGCCAATTATCCAATGACTAATGACATTCTTTCTTCCCCTAGTGGTTTGCCCATTAACATGAGTCTATTGGATGCTATTAAACATAAATTAGATACATTAGATTATGGAGTGCCTCTTGCATACAATCCGAGTTATAGTAAATTCGGGCTACAGATGGCTCGATCACTGCCAAAAGGTCCTGGCTCAGTTTGGGTTTCTTATCCCGAAGATGCAGGAGGTATAAAGCGCGAAATTGTCAGTGGTGCTGAATCTTTTCTGAATGATGGAAGCAGTCAAAAACAACAAGTACGTTCAGTTAAGATGCAAATGCATCAGGGATATCAGAGTTTGCCAGCTGGTTCTATAGAGTCTGTACAGGCAGGTGGAGGATCTACACCTGAACACCAAGGTGGAAGAATCAAGTTATAT ATACAAATGCCTGTATTGCCTAATATGCAGGTGCCTGTCtttcaaaataataattacCAAAACTAG
- the PIG-O gene encoding phosphatidylinositol glycan anchor biosynthesis class O gives MSKLWNYLIFQGWMSYLMAAGLLVFTSGFLLNRVARPERAECKDCTDSDCNVKQLLQNPDAAATICLKRKSRVVLLVVDALKYDFAYWYNDNNSTSSYYRNKLPIIHELLQNQPMNSRLYKFIADPPTTTMQRLKGLTTGSLPTFIDIGSNFASESINEDNIVDQSTAEGIVFMGDDTWTNLFPGKFKRQFPSPSFNVWDLDSVDKDVRYRIFFEIKKKDWSLLIAHVLGIDHCGHKHGANHPEMARKLNDTNSLIRDIIESLEEDTVLFVVGDHGMTESGDHGGDSRNEIEAAMFVYSMVPLIKYDSSNNTVNQIDLVPTLASILGTPIPFSNLGSIILDSIPSSSRNGELKDELWYLLHSVWRNIAQTKRYISVYSEDTYLFSKEQLQNLENMYNYLFNQIKSINTIEEFDSFIVNSRNYFKLLKDTCSEVWVQFDSSLMSKGLLLMFCALFFFYLFITGIPEDRMYKIFESSFLQCSILANLITALIMCLLFFFNILEEFKNTTLFATGTVSIILLVILITKNWDVISLNWYDYRKIKKLIYITRLVFFLTICSLFSNSYIVEENNVLSFLIVTLLWLIMFNLTKKDASENPERKTKPFLKQQTKSNLKIIIIASSLIACISIRLSYYFWRCREEQQQSVCSMFIFGKTSSITSDNLERILLAITLIILALHITIIRLWLQNCGNLSGFSPSVLVGQYCPVVIGVCMGCYWVLQRLPKFVKVKFALSWQVSTLPNIVYALSLFAIFILYYRPLSIFLLPKKKELINIYQDENVVPRLFEKIKESIYRKNIDVDQTPVVYGLGTAYSATFVSLSVFLMLLYSLLLGDILSPSTFLMFICCTSVLGLSAIERYKNANSISELVEVPTPILLCWFLIAEYFFYGTGHQPTFPTIHWDAAFVGTGGHFYGNLLPAILIGINTFGSHIILGATLPLLVIVPFTFYLVFPKLAKIKFSEDNMKRGELHLFEQDSVFHAAIFSVAGKYILLHGIRTFGSMLATTIHCRHLMVWKIFAPKLIFEGLGLLVTLSSVLASFYMVFRIDQQMEHLISRVTKGR, from the exons ATGAGCAAGCTATggaattatttgatatttcaagGATGGATGTCATATTTGATGGCAGCTGGTTTATTGGTTTTCACGAGCGGCTTTTTGCTCAATCGCGTTGCAAGACCGGAACGAGCTGAGTGTAAAGATTGCACGGATTCTGATTGTAACGTCAAGCAACTTCTTCAGAATCCCGATGCCGCTGCAACCATATGTCTCAAAAGAAAGTCACGTGTTGTATTATTAGTCGTAGATGCTTTAAAATATGATTTTGCATATTGgtataatgataataattctACCTCATCTTATTATCGCAATAAGTTACCTATAATTCACGAATTGTTGCAAAATCAACCTATGAATTCACGCTTGTATAAGTTCATAGCAGATCCTCCGACAACAACTATGCAACGATTAAAAGGTCTTACCACAGGATCGTTGCCAACCTTCATTGACATTGGGTCTAATTTTGCCTCTGAAAGCATCAACGAAGATAATATTGTAGATCAAAGCACTGCCGAAGGTATAGTTTTCATGGGTGATGATACCTGGACTAATTTATTTCCTGGCAAATTTAAACGTCAATTTCCATCACCATCTTTTAATGTTTGGGATCTGGACAGTGTTGATAAAGATGTTAGATACCGTATATTTTTCGAGATAAAGAAGAAAGATTGGTCTCTCCTGATAGCACACGTTCTTGGAATTGATCATTGCGGACATAAACATGGTGCTAATCATCCTGAGATGGCTAGAAAGTTAAATGATACAAATAGTCTTATAAGAGATATCATCGAGTCCTTAGAAGAGGATACAGTACTTTTTGTTGTTGGTGATCATGGAATGACAGAAAGTGGTGATCATGGTGGTGATAGCAGGAATGAAATTGAGGCTGCCATGTTTGTTTATTCTATGGTTCCTTTGATAAAATATGATTCATCTAACAATACTGTGAACCAAATCGATCTTGTTCCAACATTGGCATCTATTCTTGGTACTCCTATACCATTTTCAAACTTGGGATCTATCATACTTGATTCAATTCCAAGTTCATCAAGAAATGGGGAATTAAAAGATGAGTTATGGTATTTGTTGCATTCAGTGTGGAGAAATATTGCACAGACAAAAAGATATATAAGTGTATATTCTGAAGATACTTACTTATTTTCTAAAGAACAGCTtcaaaatttggaaaatatgTATAACTACCTATTTAACCAAATTAAGAGTATTAATACTATTGAAGAATTTGACTCTTTTATTGTGAATAGTCGGAACTACTTTAAATTGCTCAAAGATACATGTTCTGAAGTTTGGGTTCAATTTGATTCTAGTCTAATGTCAAAAGGCCTGCTTTTGATGTTTTGTgctttgtttttcttttatttatttatcacagGCATTCCAGAAGATCGTATGTATAAGATATTTGAGTCTTCATTTCTACAATGTTCTATTTTAGCAAATTTAATTACTGCATTGATAATGTGccttttgtttttctttaatattttagaaGAATTCAAAAACACAACATTGTTTGCCACTGGTACAGTATctataatattattagtaatattaattactaagaATTGGGATGTTATTTCATTGAATTGGTATgattatagaaaaataaaaaaattgatctATATTACAAGATTAgtattttttttaacaatatgCAGTCTCTTTTCTAACAGCTATATTGTTGAAGAAAATAATGTattatcttttttaattgttaCTCTTCTTTGGCTTATCATGTTTAATCTAACGAAAAAAGATGCTAGTGAAAATccagaaagaaaaacaaaaccatttttaaaacaacaaacaaaatCAAACTTGAAGATAATTATAATAGCCAGTAGCTTAATAGCATGTATTTCCATAAGATTATCTTATTACTTCTGGCGTTGTAGAGAGGAGCAACAACAAAGTGTATGTTCTATGTTTATATTTGGTAAAACAAGTTCTATAACATCGGACAATTTAGAACGTATTTTACTTGCCATCACATTAATTATACTTGCATTACACATTACGATAATAAGACTATGGTTGCAAAATTGTGGAAACCTTTCTGGTTTCTCTCCTAGTGTTTTAGTAGGACAATACTGTCCTGTTGTGATAGGTGTTTGTATGGGTTGTTATTGGGTCCTTCAAAGGTTACCAAAATTTGTAAAAGTAAAATTTGCACTGTCTTGGCAAGTAAGTACATTGCCTAACATAGTATATGCATTGAGTCTGTTTGCAATCTTTATATTATACTATCGTCCGCTCAGTATATTTTTACTACCAAAGAAAAAGGAATTAATTAACATATACCAAGATGAAAATGTAGTACCTCGATTATTTGAGAAAATAAAGGAGTCAATTTATCGAAAAAATATAGACGTAGATCAAACGCCAGTTGTTTATGGCTTGGGTACTGCGTATAGTGCCACATTTGTCTCATTAAGTGTATTTCTTATGTTGTTATATTCTTTATTGTTAGGGGATATATTATCACCTAGTACTTTCTTAATGTTTATATGTTGTACCTCTGTTTTGGGCTTATCAGCGATAGAAAGATACAAGAATGCTAATAGTATAT cTGAACTGGTAGAAGTACCTACTCCCATACTATTGTGTTGGTTCTTAATagcagaatatttcttttatggaACTGGGCATCAACCAACTTTCCCTACAATTCATTGGGATGCTGCTTTTGTAGGAACAGGTGGACATttctatggaaatttattaccaGCAATCTTAATAG GAATAAACACATTCGGATCACACATTATACTAGGTGCAACATTACCACTATTAGTTATTGTACCATTTACTTTTTATCTTGTATTTCCAAAGTTagctaaaataaaattttcggaAGACAACATGAAAAGAGGAGAACTGCATCTGTTTGAACAAGATTCTGTGTTTCATGCTGCAATTTTCTCAGTTGcaggaaaatatatattacttcATGGAATCAGA ACATTTGGTAGCATGCTTGCTACGACGATTCACTGTCGACATTTAATGGTTTGGAAGATCTTCGCGCCGAAGTTAATATTCGAAGGCTTGGGATTATTGGTAACATTAAGCAGTGTACTGGCGTCCTTTTATATGGTGTTCAGAATCGATCAGCAAATGGAACATCTTATATCCAGAGTGACAAAAGGCAGATGA
- the LOC117160756 gene encoding uncharacterized protein LOC117160756 isoform X1, translating to MILPKDLVLFSYLIVLTRASFKGPSGAAPWASYASKSAYARALGLPVTGMDTITVPYIPKSPSFPKFVDPKMMISKKTDMLSNLFGGLGPAYPTSFKPFMPYIVSPSLYNTVDKTPLLSKSNVDDEAGQYKRGIFGPFGSKPFGPMASKFGPMPPFSSLNTIPDYSMKDEISRRKRSTDESTVTKLRSIMGTGKPETKDLGPSPPYPTLAPISEEPEEDVNVLLKKMGGPTAPKQYLPGMFGPFGPVVDPSMFIAKKTTFLDNLFKNIVTSTPAPGPIEVPTTKSTIVPPDFWLPSSVIPNPTEYNDKVSEFLDKLFDTLKLNKTALTSDDDSANLKNDLVRSIVSDGSHAQVKIARSIEDLSSINAAKDLIVSNILSELGDLKSNMVTTMNDLISYEKSATSLSSKKPFKPFSPGPWAKPTIDGMFSFQQKMGVLSQVFDMLTDLQKNITLAVQNITKARMASTAAPGGAFNANYPMTNDILSSPSGLPINMSLLDAIKHKLDTLDYGVPLAYNPSYSKFGLQMARSLPKGPGSVWVSYPEDAGGIKREIVSGAESFLNDGSSQKQQVRSVKMQMHQGYQSLPAGSIESVQAGGGSTPEHQGGRIKLYIQMPVLPNMQDPSDYEDYYKWANWMEYLRNDNRGYRHHNHH from the exons ATGATTCTCCCAAAAGATCTGGTACTTTTCTCTTATTTGATAGTATTAACTAGAGCATCTTTTAAAGGCCCTTCAGGAGCAGCACCATGGGCAAGCTATGCTTCAAAATCTG CTTATGCAAGAGCTCTCGGACTACCAGTAACAGGAATGGACACCATAACAGTACCTTATATACCAAAATCTCCCTCCTTCCCAAAATTTGTTGATCCTAAAATGATGATTTCGAAGAAGACAGATATGCTGAGCAACTTGTTTGGTGGCTTGGGACCTGCTTATCCCACGAGCTTCAAACCATTTATGCCATATATAGTAAGTCCATCTTTGTACAATACTGTTGACAAAACACCATTATTAAGTAAAAGTAACGTGGATGATGAAGCTGGCCAGTACAAACGTGGAATTTTCGGACCTTTCGGTTCGAAACCTTTTGGTCCTATGGCTTCTAAGTTTGGGCCTATGCCTCCATTTTCAAGCTTAAATACCATACCTGACTATAGTATGAAGGATGAGATTTCCCGCAGAAAAAGAAGCACAGATGAGTCTACTGTAACAAAACTCCGTTCAATTATGGGCACTGGTAAGCCAGAAACAAAAGATTTGGGACCTTCACCTCCATATCCCACTCTTGCTCCAATTTCTGAAGAACCAGAAGAAGATGTGAATGTACTGCTTAAAAAGATGGGAGGTCCGACAGCACCAAAACAATATTTACCAGGAATGTTTGGACCTTTTGGACCTGTGGTGGATCCATCTATGTTTATAGCAAAGAAAACTACCTTTTTGgataatttgtttaaaaatattgtcaCTTCTACTCCAGCACCAGGTCCGATCGAAGTTCCAACAACGAAAAGTACCATTGTACCACCTGACTTTTGGTTACCATCATCTGTAATCCCTAATCCAACAGAGTACAATGATAAAGTATCAGAGTTCCTGGATAAATTGTTTGACACTTTAAAACTGAATAAAACTGCACTAACTAGCGATGACGATAGTGCAAATCTTAAAAACGATTTGGTGAGATCTATTGTATCTGATGGAAGTCATGCACAAGTAAAAATAGCAAGATCCATTGAAGACCTCTCATCGATCAATGCCGCTAAAGATTTGATTGTTAGCAACATATTATCTGAATTGGGTGATTTAAAAAGCAACATGGTTACAACAATGAACGATTTGATTTCTTACGAAAAGTCTGCAACATCATTATCATCAAAGAAACCATTTAAACCTTTTAGTCCTGGTCCATGGGCGAAACCAACGATCGATGGAATGTTTTCTTTTCAGCAAAAGATGGGTGTTTTGAGTCAAGTGTTTGATATGTTAACTGATTTACAGAAGAATATTACTTTGGCAGTCCAAAATATAACAAAAGCAAGAATGGCATCTACAGCTGCTCCCGGAGGAGCATTTAATGCCAATTATCCAATGACTAATGACATTCTTTCTTCCCCTAGTGGTTTGCCCATTAACATGAGTCTATTGGATGCTATTAAACATAAATTAGATACATTAGATTATGGAGTGCCTCTTGCATACAATCCGAGTTATAGTAAATTCGGGCTACAGATGGCTCGATCACTGCCAAAAGGTCCTGGCTCAGTTTGGGTTTCTTATCCCGAAGATGCAGGAGGTATAAAGCGCGAAATTGTCAGTGGTGCTGAATCTTTTCTGAATGATGGAAGCAGTCAAAAACAACAAGTACGTTCAGTTAAGATGCAAATGCATCAGGGATATCAGAGTTTGCCAGCTGGTTCTATAGAGTCTGTACAGGCAGGTGGAGGATCTACACCTGAACACCAAGGTGGAAGAATCAAGTTATAT ATACAAATGCCTGTATTGCCTAATATGCAG GATCCCAGCGATTACGAGGACTATTATAAGTGGGCCAACTGGATGGAATACCTGAGAAATGACAATAGAGGATACAGACATCACAATCATCATTAG
- the LOC117160756 gene encoding uncharacterized protein LOC117160756 isoform X2 codes for MILPKDLVLFSYLIVLTRASFKGPSGAAPWASYASKSAYARALGLPVTGMDTITVPYIPKSPSFPKFVDPKMMISKKTDMLSNLFGGLGPAYPTSFKPFMPYIVSPSLYNTVDKTPLLSKSNVDDEAGQYKRGIFGPFGSKPFGPMASKFGPMPPFSSLNTIPDYSMKDEISRRKRSTDESTVTKLRSIMGTGKPETKDLGPSPPYPTLAPISEEPEEDVNVLLKKMGGPTAPKQYLPGMFGPFGPVVDPSMFIAKKTTFLDNLFKNIVTSTPAPGPIEVPTTKSTIVPPDFWLPSSVIPNPTEYNDKVSEFLDKLFDTLKLNKTALTSDDDSANLKNDLVRSIVSDGSHAQVKIARSIEDLSSINAAKDLIVSNILSELGDLKSNMVTTMNDLISYEKSATSLSSKKPFKPFSPGPWAKPTIDGMFSFQQKMGVLSQVFDMLTDLQKNITLAVQNITKARMASTAAPGGAFNANYPMTNDILSSPSGLPINMSLLDAIKHKLDTLDYGVPLAYNPSYSKFGLQMARSLPKGPGSVWVSYPEDAGGIKREIVSGAESFLNDGSSQKQQVRSVKMQMHQGYQSLPAGSIESVQAGGGSTPEHQGGRIKLYDPSDYEDYYKWANWMEYLRNDNRGYRHHNHH; via the exons ATGATTCTCCCAAAAGATCTGGTACTTTTCTCTTATTTGATAGTATTAACTAGAGCATCTTTTAAAGGCCCTTCAGGAGCAGCACCATGGGCAAGCTATGCTTCAAAATCTG CTTATGCAAGAGCTCTCGGACTACCAGTAACAGGAATGGACACCATAACAGTACCTTATATACCAAAATCTCCCTCCTTCCCAAAATTTGTTGATCCTAAAATGATGATTTCGAAGAAGACAGATATGCTGAGCAACTTGTTTGGTGGCTTGGGACCTGCTTATCCCACGAGCTTCAAACCATTTATGCCATATATAGTAAGTCCATCTTTGTACAATACTGTTGACAAAACACCATTATTAAGTAAAAGTAACGTGGATGATGAAGCTGGCCAGTACAAACGTGGAATTTTCGGACCTTTCGGTTCGAAACCTTTTGGTCCTATGGCTTCTAAGTTTGGGCCTATGCCTCCATTTTCAAGCTTAAATACCATACCTGACTATAGTATGAAGGATGAGATTTCCCGCAGAAAAAGAAGCACAGATGAGTCTACTGTAACAAAACTCCGTTCAATTATGGGCACTGGTAAGCCAGAAACAAAAGATTTGGGACCTTCACCTCCATATCCCACTCTTGCTCCAATTTCTGAAGAACCAGAAGAAGATGTGAATGTACTGCTTAAAAAGATGGGAGGTCCGACAGCACCAAAACAATATTTACCAGGAATGTTTGGACCTTTTGGACCTGTGGTGGATCCATCTATGTTTATAGCAAAGAAAACTACCTTTTTGgataatttgtttaaaaatattgtcaCTTCTACTCCAGCACCAGGTCCGATCGAAGTTCCAACAACGAAAAGTACCATTGTACCACCTGACTTTTGGTTACCATCATCTGTAATCCCTAATCCAACAGAGTACAATGATAAAGTATCAGAGTTCCTGGATAAATTGTTTGACACTTTAAAACTGAATAAAACTGCACTAACTAGCGATGACGATAGTGCAAATCTTAAAAACGATTTGGTGAGATCTATTGTATCTGATGGAAGTCATGCACAAGTAAAAATAGCAAGATCCATTGAAGACCTCTCATCGATCAATGCCGCTAAAGATTTGATTGTTAGCAACATATTATCTGAATTGGGTGATTTAAAAAGCAACATGGTTACAACAATGAACGATTTGATTTCTTACGAAAAGTCTGCAACATCATTATCATCAAAGAAACCATTTAAACCTTTTAGTCCTGGTCCATGGGCGAAACCAACGATCGATGGAATGTTTTCTTTTCAGCAAAAGATGGGTGTTTTGAGTCAAGTGTTTGATATGTTAACTGATTTACAGAAGAATATTACTTTGGCAGTCCAAAATATAACAAAAGCAAGAATGGCATCTACAGCTGCTCCCGGAGGAGCATTTAATGCCAATTATCCAATGACTAATGACATTCTTTCTTCCCCTAGTGGTTTGCCCATTAACATGAGTCTATTGGATGCTATTAAACATAAATTAGATACATTAGATTATGGAGTGCCTCTTGCATACAATCCGAGTTATAGTAAATTCGGGCTACAGATGGCTCGATCACTGCCAAAAGGTCCTGGCTCAGTTTGGGTTTCTTATCCCGAAGATGCAGGAGGTATAAAGCGCGAAATTGTCAGTGGTGCTGAATCTTTTCTGAATGATGGAAGCAGTCAAAAACAACAAGTACGTTCAGTTAAGATGCAAATGCATCAGGGATATCAGAGTTTGCCAGCTGGTTCTATAGAGTCTGTACAGGCAGGTGGAGGATCTACACCTGAACACCAAGGTGGAAGAATCAAGTTATAT GATCCCAGCGATTACGAGGACTATTATAAGTGGGCCAACTGGATGGAATACCTGAGAAATGACAATAGAGGATACAGACATCACAATCATCATTAG
- the LOC117160661 gene encoding thioredoxin domain-containing protein 12 has product MNKWIKFFSTINLIALANQIVGNNLLNIGDSNCDKSFERLFKWRSVTYGFQEAKVVNKPIFLLIHKMQCPSCQKLKQKFSNSVRLMDLSDRFVMIKAEMGYDAALDDEKFQPDGKYVPRILFFTSNGDFIEEAYNNHANADKEYRFFYKNPSEIINTMLLVLKNHSKEPLRLIFQYEELSHLETCDMEDDIIVPTLLH; this is encoded by the exons ATGAACAAATGGATCAAATTCTTCAGTACTATAAATCTAATCGCTTTGGCAAATCAAATAGTCGGAAATAACCTTCTTAATATTGGAGATTCGAATTGTGACAAGAGTTTCGAACGATTATTTAAATGGAGGTCTGTTACGTACGGCTTTCAAGAGGCTAAAGTCGTGAACAAACCGATTTTTCTACTCATCCATAAAATGCAATGCCCTTCTTGTCAAAAATTAAAACAGAAATTCTCTAACTCCGTACGATTGATGGATCTTAGCGATCG ATTTGTGATGATAAAAGCGGAAATGGGATATGATGCAGCTTTAGATGATGAAAAATTTCAACCAGATGGGAAGTATGTGCCTAGAATATTATTCTTCACATCTAACGGTGACTTTATCGAGGAGGCATATAACAATCATGCAAATGCGGATAAGGAATATAGATTTTTTTACAAGAATCCCTCGGAAATTATAAATACCATGCTGTTGGTTTTGAAAAATCATTCTAAAGAGCCATTGcgattaatatttcaatatgaGGAATTGTCGCATCTAGAAACTTGCGATATGGAAGATGATATTATTGTTCCGACTCTCTTACATTAA